One window from the genome of Flavobacterium agricola encodes:
- a CDS encoding ATP synthase F0 subunit C, which produces MEIPVLVGAGVIVVGAGYGLGKIGSSAMDAIARQPEAAGKIQTAMIIIGALLEGLAFGALILGK; this is translated from the coding sequence ATGGAAATTCCAGTATTAGTTGGTGCAGGTGTAATCGTTGTTGGTGCAGGTTACGGTTTAGGTAAAATTGGTTCATCAGCAATGGATGCTATTGCTCGTCAACCAGAAGCAGCAGGAAAAATCCAAACTGCAATGATCATTATTGGAGCGTTATTAGAAGGTTTAGCATTCGGTGCTTTAATCTTAGGAAAATAA
- the atpB gene encoding F0F1 ATP synthase subunit A, producing MVITSKPVKFILFALVGLMSSVMMANTTPEAINATQEHAVEHEMTQRVSEHNDQKPEDVNEAIVHHLKDDHYYTFFHDSDTHQHFGFPLPVILIDNGLKVFLSSEFDHGNAVVEKDGQYYKYYHSKIYKTDAEGTITYDENGNPTNAKPLDFSITKNVAGLLLASVLIFLGFTALAKTYKTSPNNLPKGFARVLEPLVLYVRDEMAIPNIGQKQYKKFMPFLLSVFFLIFLLNLLGLTPLGLNVTGNISVTLCLALFTFFVTSFSGNKDYWKHIFWMPGVPVPMKFVLAPIEVLGMLTKPFSLMIRLFANITAGHSVVMGLISVVFIMKATLGVIGGTAVTFLLTTFLTFLELLIAFLQAFIFTMLSSLFIGQAVQEHEEH from the coding sequence ATGGTAATCACAAGTAAACCGGTAAAATTTATACTTTTTGCGCTTGTTGGGTTAATGTCGTCGGTAATGATGGCTAACACAACACCAGAAGCTATAAATGCGACGCAAGAACATGCTGTTGAGCATGAAATGACACAGCGTGTTTCAGAACATAACGATCAAAAACCTGAAGATGTTAATGAAGCCATTGTACATCACTTAAAGGATGATCATTATTATACATTTTTTCACGACAGTGACACACACCAACATTTTGGTTTCCCTCTTCCAGTTATCTTGATTGATAATGGGTTAAAAGTTTTTCTTTCTAGTGAGTTTGATCACGGAAATGCAGTAGTAGAAAAAGACGGTCAGTATTACAAATACTACCATTCTAAAATATACAAAACAGATGCAGAAGGAACGATTACGTATGATGAAAACGGTAATCCTACCAATGCAAAGCCATTAGATTTCTCCATTACTAAAAACGTAGCAGGTTTGTTATTAGCGTCAGTCTTAATCTTTTTAGGATTTACTGCTTTAGCAAAAACATACAAAACATCGCCTAATAATTTGCCAAAAGGATTTGCAAGAGTTTTAGAGCCGTTAGTTTTATATGTACGCGACGAAATGGCTATCCCAAACATTGGGCAAAAACAATACAAAAAGTTTATGCCTTTCTTATTATCAGTTTTCTTTTTAATCTTTTTATTAAACTTATTAGGTTTAACACCATTAGGATTAAACGTTACAGGTAATATTTCTGTTACTTTATGTTTGGCATTATTTACTTTCTTTGTAACAAGTTTTAGCGGAAATAAAGATTATTGGAAACATATTTTTTGGATGCCAGGTGTACCTGTGCCTATGAAATTTGTTTTAGCACCGATCGAGGTTTTAGGTATGTTAACTAAGCCTTTCTCATTAATGATTCGTTTATTCGCGAATATTACCGCAGGACACTCTGTAGTTATGGGATTAATTTCTGTGGTGTTTATCATGAAAGCAACTTTAGGTGTAATTGGTGGTACAGCAGTAACATTTTTATTAACAACGTTTTTAACGTTTTTAGAATTGTTAATCGCTTTCTTACAAGCTTTCATTTTTACTATGTTATCTTCATTGTTTATTGGACAAGCAGTTCAAGAACACGAAGAGCATTAA